The Blastocatellia bacterium genome includes a window with the following:
- the murG gene encoding undecaprenyldiphospho-muramoylpentapeptide beta-N-acetylglucosaminyltransferase, whose amino-acid sequence MCKILIAASGTGGHLFPGLAIADAFRRRDPTAEVIFVGTARGLEATLIPRAGFELEHIEVAGLKRVGWRQALATLLWRVPKSLWQSWRIVRRRRPDIVIGIGGYTSGPIVLVAALFGIPTLILEPNAYPGFTNRVLAPWVRAAAVAFPEAASFFGAKARVTGNPVRAEFLALPDVARERRARSSERHLLIFGGSQGSRALNERMVEALPRLFASLREQRSTLVVTATHQTGERDVAWVRAAYERAGMRDHVTVVPFIERMAEEMARADLVICRAGATTLAELAAAGKPAILIPLPTAADDHQRKNAQALERAGAARCLLQEEATPDRLAAMIRELLDDPARLDEMAERARQRARPEAAEAIVALALDLMRAQDASCQRRHFETPTHVEGEGC is encoded by the coding sequence ATGTGTAAGATTCTCATCGCCGCCAGTGGGACGGGCGGGCATCTCTTCCCCGGGCTCGCCATCGCCGACGCTTTTCGGCGACGCGATCCGACGGCAGAGGTGATCTTCGTGGGGACGGCTCGGGGACTTGAAGCGACGCTCATCCCGCGCGCGGGATTCGAGCTGGAGCACATCGAGGTCGCCGGATTGAAGCGCGTGGGATGGCGACAAGCGCTGGCGACGTTGCTGTGGCGCGTGCCGAAAAGCCTGTGGCAATCCTGGCGCATCGTGCGACGACGGCGTCCGGACATCGTCATCGGCATTGGGGGGTATACGTCTGGTCCTATCGTCCTCGTGGCGGCGCTCTTCGGGATCCCGACGCTCATCCTCGAACCGAACGCGTATCCGGGATTCACCAATCGCGTATTGGCGCCATGGGTGCGCGCGGCGGCGGTGGCCTTCCCCGAAGCCGCGTCGTTTTTCGGCGCGAAAGCGCGCGTGACGGGCAATCCCGTTCGAGCGGAGTTCCTCGCGCTGCCCGATGTGGCGCGAGAGCGTCGGGCGCGCAGCTCGGAGCGCCATTTGCTCATCTTCGGTGGCAGCCAAGGATCGCGCGCGCTCAACGAGCGGATGGTAGAAGCCTTGCCGCGACTCTTCGCGAGCCTTCGGGAGCAGAGATCGACGCTCGTGGTGACGGCGACGCATCAGACGGGCGAGCGGGATGTCGCTTGGGTTCGCGCGGCGTATGAGCGAGCCGGCATGCGCGATCATGTCACCGTCGTGCCGTTCATCGAGCGGATGGCCGAGGAGATGGCGCGCGCCGATCTGGTCATCTGTCGAGCAGGCGCGACGACCCTCGCCGAACTGGCGGCGGCCGGAAAGCCTGCGATCCTGATCCCCCTGCCGACGGCGGCCGACGATCATCAACGGAAGAACGCGCAAGCGCTGGAACGGGCGGGCGCCGCCCGCTGTCTCCTTCAGGAGGAAGCGACTCCCGATCGGTTGGCCGCGATGATCCGCGAGCTTTTGGACGATCCGGCGCGCTTGGACGAGATGGCCGAGCGCGCGCGTCAGCGCGCACGCCCGGAGGCAGCCGAAGCGATCGTCGCGCTCGCTCTCGACCTTATGCGCGCACAGGATGCGTCGTGTCAGCGCCGTCATTTCGAAACACCGACGCACGTGGAGGGAGAGGGATGTTGA
- the ftsW gene encoding putative lipid II flippase FtsW, whose translation MLRGRTQRRTSWRAPHDLALRWGEAEHTPHREMARIGDKVLFTLAIALALLGVVMVYSASAVLAAERYGTQYHFLARQAVWVMLALAVMVVTMRVDYHLYQHPRLVALLVGGAFLLLVAVFFFPAVNGAHRWIRWGSLSFQPSELARFALIVFLAAHLDRRIPAGIKRFRLTFLPCALVTGAMMVLILLEPDLGMAFSLGLILLVMFFIVRVPFRHQVALGIGALPMLAWLTIHVDWRWERILAYLDPWQDPRGSGFQAIQSLIALGSGGITGVGFAQGKQKLFFLPEPHTDFIFAHIGEELGLMGTGLLVVAFGVFLWRGMRIAWHAPDTFGTLLGAGIVTAILMQALFHMSVAVGLFPVKGTPLPLISYGGSSLVITMAEIGVLLNIAQQARPDDV comes from the coding sequence ATGCTGAGGGGACGGACACAACGTCGGACGTCGTGGCGAGCGCCTCACGATCTCGCGCTCAGATGGGGAGAGGCCGAGCACACGCCCCATCGCGAGATGGCGCGGATCGGTGACAAGGTGCTCTTCACGTTGGCCATTGCGCTCGCCCTCTTGGGCGTCGTGATGGTCTACAGCGCTTCGGCCGTGCTCGCCGCCGAACGCTATGGGACGCAATATCATTTCCTCGCGCGACAAGCCGTCTGGGTGATGCTCGCGCTCGCCGTCATGGTCGTGACGATGCGCGTGGATTATCACCTCTATCAGCATCCGCGGCTCGTGGCCCTGTTGGTGGGGGGAGCGTTCCTGCTGCTTGTGGCGGTTTTCTTCTTCCCGGCGGTCAATGGAGCGCACCGATGGATTCGGTGGGGATCGCTCTCGTTCCAGCCTTCGGAATTGGCGCGGTTCGCGCTCATCGTCTTTCTGGCCGCGCATTTGGATCGGCGGATCCCGGCCGGCATCAAACGGTTTCGACTGACGTTTCTGCCGTGCGCACTGGTCACGGGGGCGATGATGGTCCTCATCTTGCTGGAGCCGGACTTGGGCATGGCCTTCTCGCTCGGGCTCATCCTCTTGGTGATGTTCTTCATCGTGCGCGTGCCCTTCCGTCATCAAGTGGCGCTCGGCATCGGTGCGCTCCCAATGCTCGCGTGGCTCACCATCCACGTGGATTGGCGATGGGAACGCATCTTGGCGTATCTGGATCCATGGCAGGATCCGCGCGGCAGTGGGTTTCAAGCCATTCAATCACTCATCGCGCTCGGCAGCGGGGGGATCACGGGCGTGGGATTCGCACAAGGGAAGCAGAAGCTCTTCTTTCTGCCGGAGCCGCACACGGATTTCATCTTCGCCCACATCGGAGAAGAGTTGGGACTGATGGGGACGGGCCTTTTGGTCGTGGCCTTCGGCGTTTTTCTCTGGCGCGGCATGCGCATCGCGTGGCATGCGCCCGATACGTTCGGGACGCTGCTTGGCGCGGGGATCGTCACGGCGATCCTCATGCAGGCGCTGTTTCACATGAGCGTAGCCGTAGGGCTCTTCCCAGTGAAAGGGACGCCGCTCCCGCTCATCAGCTATGGGGGATCGTCGCTCGTGATCACGATGGCGGAGATCGGCGTGTTGCTCAACATCGCGCAACAGGCGAGGCCAGACGATGTGTAA